From Archocentrus centrarchus isolate MPI-CPG fArcCen1 unplaced genomic scaffold, fArcCen1 scaffold_71_ctg1, whole genome shotgun sequence, a single genomic window includes:
- the LOC115777766 gene encoding uncharacterized protein LOC115777766 isoform X1, producing the protein MLSRPLTLNESDDRRRSLVAVTPPHVLPLDEDDDDTQTAPPHPPPPILAPPPPSASALPYAPSFPPITHSVSPPLATPPPLPPPCCPCASLLPRLLSAHRMEVRRLLRGALASLSRRLNSLEKSRRKRKKKMSSQKEKEGCSHGSPVFGSSSTSSFSCSPPPLPSLTLSTSSSSSSSSSDSEQLPSPPLSSSSSQSQQRKRRRREKEMVNRRKKRRRKNHRGDFSISPENKEEDEGEGRFVGRMAVCVRGGSKEEEEEEPLTLYNFSPRKNRRTKEGDSSQSKKAISVFVRKNGYGALPAPLLDSFSHHALHHLQSAESLTSSQSGVFTVSSGKWHFSNFTHPIDLSSNHTAFHLWLCSASYSVSPAPMLHLPAATVEMVLDSVKGGACWSPLRPLKDWTAPPSLSSDHCYVRTLTSSPVLSARQQQKQRSSHSTRSLYLPQRRPLPLPACSANGLPTLLPAGQSAVSSRFLSTNGEHGKRVSQIRIRRASPREMLLTPMGLPKVKRLKKKEFSLEEIYTNKNYKSPANNRSLETIFEEPREKDGALLLIGHQKRRRLLLFPDFTQPRKRKRPQGAGLPVTTVPRKRSAARRHCHSNGGDDADLDVMLVERLSALEDFLTRQGLDV; encoded by the exons ATGCTCTCTCGACCGCTCACACTGAATGAGAGTGATGACAGGCGGCGGAGCCTGGTAGCAGTAACTCCACCTCATGTTCTCCCAttggatgaggatgatgatgacacacaaacag CTCCTCCTCATCCGCCTCCACCTATTTTAGCTCCGCCTCCTCCATCTGCTTCCGCTCTTCCTTATGCACCTTCATTTCCTCCCATTACTCATTCAGTTTCCCCTCCATTagccactcctcctcctcttcctcctccctgttGCCCCTGTGCTTCCCTCCTGCCTCGTCTCCTTTCAGCCCATCGGATGGAGGTACGGCGCCTCCTGCGTGGAGCTCTAGCATCTCTCAGTCGTCGTCTGAACTCTCTGGAAAAGAGCAGAAGGAAGCGGAAGAAGAAAATGAGCagccagaaagaaaaagaaggatgtTCTCATG GCTCACCTGTCTTTGGGTCCAGCtccacttcctctttctcctgtAGCCCTCCGCCTCTCCCATCTCTCACCCTCTctacttcatcatcatcatcatcatcatcatcagacagTGAGCAGTTGCCCTCGCCTCCTCTTTCCTCAAGTTCCAGCCAATCacaacagaggaagaggaggaggcgaGAGAAGGAGATGGTgaacaggaggaagaagaggaggaggaagaaccaCAGAGGAGATTTCAGCATTTCTccagaaaataaagaagaggATGAGGGAGAGGGGAGATTTGTGGGGCGGATGGCTGTCTGCGTCAGAGGAGGAagcaaggaagaggaagaggaggagcctCTCACTCTGTATAACTTCAGCCCTAGGAAGAACAGAAGAACAAAGGAAGGGGATTCCAGCCAATCAAAGAAGGCTATCAGTGTGTTTGTCAGGAAGAACGGTTATGGTGCGCTGCCGGCGCCACTGCTAGACAG cTTCTCCCATCATGCTTTGCACCACCTCCAGTCAGCTGAGAGTTTGacgagcagccaatcaggagtcTTTACTGTCTCCTCTGGCAAGTGGCATTTTTCAAACTTCACCCATCCCATTGACCTGTCCTCCAATCACACTGCTTTCCACCTCTGGCTTTGCTCCGCCTCTTATTCAGTTAGCCCAGCCCCCATGCTTCACCTACCAGCAGCTACCGTGGAGATggtgttggattcagtgaaagGTGGAGCTTGTTGGAGTCCGCTGCGGCCCCTGAAGGACTGGACAGCCCCGCCCAGCCTGAGCAGTGACCACTG TTATGTTCGGACGCTGACATCAAG CCCAGTACTTTCTGCCCGGCAACAGCAGAAGCAGCGATCCAGTCACAGCACTCGGAGCCTCTACCTACCCCAGAGACGACCCCTGCCCCTCCCTGCTTGTTCAGCCAATGGACTGCCTACTTTGCTCCCAGCCGGCCAATCAGCGGTCAGCTCAAGGTTTCTCAGCACAAATGGAGAG CATGGTAAACGGGTCTCTCAGATTCGGATCCGCCGGGCATCACCACGAGAAATGCTGCTCACACCAATGGGACTGCCAAAGGTCAAAAG gttaaagaaaaaagagtTCAGTCTGGAGGAGATTTACACCAACAAGAACTACAAATCCCCCGCTAACAACAG GAGTCTGGAGACCATCTTTGAAGAGCCACGGGAGAAGGACGGAGCGCTGCTCCTGATTGGCCACCAGAAGAGACGCAGGCTCCTTCTCTTTCCTGACTTCACACAGcccaggaagaggaagagaccACAAG GGGCAGGACTTCCTGTCACCACAGTACCCAGGAAACGATCGGCTGCTCGGCGACATTGCCACAGCAATGGTGGCGATGACGCGGACCttgacgtgatgctggtggagcgACTGAGTGCACTCGAAGACTTCCTGACACGACAGGGCCTGGATGTCTGA
- the LOC115777766 gene encoding uncharacterized protein LOC115777766 isoform X2 produces MLSRPLTLNESDDRRRSLVAVTPPHVLPLDEDDDDTQTAPPHPPPPILAPPPPSASALPYAPSFPPITHSVSPPLATPPPLPPPCCPCASLLPRLLSAHRMEVRRLLRGALASLSRRLNSLEKSRRKRKKKMSSQKEKEGCSHGSPVFGSSSTSSFSCSPPPLPSLTLSTSSSSSSSSSDSEQLPSPPLSSSSSQSQQRKRRRREKEMVNRRKKRRRKNHRGDFSISPENKEEDEGEGRFVGRMAVCVRGGSKEEEEEEPLTLYNFSPRKNRRTKEGDSSQSKKAISVFVRKNGYGALPAPLLDSFSHHALHHLQSAESLTSSQSGVFTVSSVSPAPMLHLPAATVEMVLDSVKGGACWSPLRPLKDWTAPPSLSSDHCYVRTLTSSPVLSARQQQKQRSSHSTRSLYLPQRRPLPLPACSANGLPTLLPAGQSAVSSRFLSTNGEHGKRVSQIRIRRASPREMLLTPMGLPKVKRLKKKEFSLEEIYTNKNYKSPANNRSLETIFEEPREKDGALLLIGHQKRRRLLLFPDFTQPRKRKRPQGAGLPVTTVPRKRSAARRHCHSNGGDDADLDVMLVERLSALEDFLTRQGLDV; encoded by the exons ATGCTCTCTCGACCGCTCACACTGAATGAGAGTGATGACAGGCGGCGGAGCCTGGTAGCAGTAACTCCACCTCATGTTCTCCCAttggatgaggatgatgatgacacacaaacag CTCCTCCTCATCCGCCTCCACCTATTTTAGCTCCGCCTCCTCCATCTGCTTCCGCTCTTCCTTATGCACCTTCATTTCCTCCCATTACTCATTCAGTTTCCCCTCCATTagccactcctcctcctcttcctcctccctgttGCCCCTGTGCTTCCCTCCTGCCTCGTCTCCTTTCAGCCCATCGGATGGAGGTACGGCGCCTCCTGCGTGGAGCTCTAGCATCTCTCAGTCGTCGTCTGAACTCTCTGGAAAAGAGCAGAAGGAAGCGGAAGAAGAAAATGAGCagccagaaagaaaaagaaggatgtTCTCATG GCTCACCTGTCTTTGGGTCCAGCtccacttcctctttctcctgtAGCCCTCCGCCTCTCCCATCTCTCACCCTCTctacttcatcatcatcatcatcatcatcatcagacagTGAGCAGTTGCCCTCGCCTCCTCTTTCCTCAAGTTCCAGCCAATCacaacagaggaagaggaggaggcgaGAGAAGGAGATGGTgaacaggaggaagaagaggaggaggaagaaccaCAGAGGAGATTTCAGCATTTCTccagaaaataaagaagaggATGAGGGAGAGGGGAGATTTGTGGGGCGGATGGCTGTCTGCGTCAGAGGAGGAagcaaggaagaggaagaggaggagcctCTCACTCTGTATAACTTCAGCCCTAGGAAGAACAGAAGAACAAAGGAAGGGGATTCCAGCCAATCAAAGAAGGCTATCAGTGTGTTTGTCAGGAAGAACGGTTATGGTGCGCTGCCGGCGCCACTGCTAGACAG cTTCTCCCATCATGCTTTGCACCACCTCCAGTCAGCTGAGAGTTTGacgagcagccaatcaggagtcTTTACTGTCTCCTCTG TTAGCCCAGCCCCCATGCTTCACCTACCAGCAGCTACCGTGGAGATggtgttggattcagtgaaagGTGGAGCTTGTTGGAGTCCGCTGCGGCCCCTGAAGGACTGGACAGCCCCGCCCAGCCTGAGCAGTGACCACTG TTATGTTCGGACGCTGACATCAAG CCCAGTACTTTCTGCCCGGCAACAGCAGAAGCAGCGATCCAGTCACAGCACTCGGAGCCTCTACCTACCCCAGAGACGACCCCTGCCCCTCCCTGCTTGTTCAGCCAATGGACTGCCTACTTTGCTCCCAGCCGGCCAATCAGCGGTCAGCTCAAGGTTTCTCAGCACAAATGGAGAG CATGGTAAACGGGTCTCTCAGATTCGGATCCGCCGGGCATCACCACGAGAAATGCTGCTCACACCAATGGGACTGCCAAAGGTCAAAAG gttaaagaaaaaagagtTCAGTCTGGAGGAGATTTACACCAACAAGAACTACAAATCCCCCGCTAACAACAG GAGTCTGGAGACCATCTTTGAAGAGCCACGGGAGAAGGACGGAGCGCTGCTCCTGATTGGCCACCAGAAGAGACGCAGGCTCCTTCTCTTTCCTGACTTCACACAGcccaggaagaggaagagaccACAAG GGGCAGGACTTCCTGTCACCACAGTACCCAGGAAACGATCGGCTGCTCGGCGACATTGCCACAGCAATGGTGGCGATGACGCGGACCttgacgtgatgctggtggagcgACTGAGTGCACTCGAAGACTTCCTGACACGACAGGGCCTGGATGTCTGA